AAGAACATTTCTCACCTTAAGTCCTTTGTTCCTCTGACTTCTGCTAGATGCTTGTCTCAGCATGGTGATTATATTTGAAGACAATTCTCTGGAATTGCGTAGGCTGTCCAATTTCAGAATTAACGAACCCACAAAGAGACAAAGCACTCAGATAACACCCCTGTAGCTGATAGCTAATTATATCCCCTAAAAAGAACTCATTCAATGATTTTGCCGCAATCTCAAGCTGATCAAGAGAGGAACAATCGATGAGCAtaaaagttgattttttttttattgagttCTACACAAGTTTGCAAAACCCTAATTCAAGCcctaaaaaaatagataaataagTTGTCGATCAATTACTCTATTTCATTCAACAACAGGAATCTAACCCCAATGATTCAGAGCCTAACAACTATTTAAGCTGAAACCGCGAAAACCCACCAAATCCTTTCAATGAATGATCAAGACAAAAAGGAAAAGGAATCAAAACACTCTTTCATGAGCATCCACCACCTCAATCCCGTCCCAAACCCCATGCAACATCGATAAAAAAAACTTCCTTTTCATCTATACGATCCAAATCCTTTACTAAACTCCCCAGCAGAAGCTCAAACAAACGGGAGAAACACACAACAGGAAAGAACATTCAAAAACCAAAACATCATCTTTCCGCGGAAGACATCTCAGAGATGACAAGAATCCACAAACATCTGAGAAGTGGTGAGGAGGTTGAGAAATACCTGAAGCTTGAAGGAGGGTTCTCTTTTCCCTTTCCTTACTAGGGTTTCTTCGTGCaggcttggagagggattctttctTCGGTGGAGTACAAGCACAGTaacggtgagagagagagagagcggtgcGGCGAACGCGGCCATAAAACGGCTCTTAGTTGGACGTGAAGTATAATATATCGATCAACCCGCTTTCCAACCTGACTTTTTATTGGCCATTAATGAAGCGGGCCCCATTTGAGACCCACAAACAGGTTCGGATCACCACACGATCGTAAGACAAACAGGTAGAAATAGAATTTTCTTAGCTTTTATccacatttttctttttttaaggtaattactatatatatatatatatatatatatatatgctttagtggcttttatatatatatatataaaacctgAAAAATATTCCTCTAAATAGTAAAATCATTCTTATATGTTATAACACATCGAGAGAATTTTGATTAATACTTTAAACCATGATTAGTACTAATTTAGGTAAGTtaagaaaatttatataaatataaaaataactaaaatgctcttattttttttttgcatcatgATTAGTTCTTAAATGATATTAACATAAATTGGAGCCTTAAATAATGATGAACTTAGTAGTTAACagagattaactacaatggcataTACATAATATTTGAAGTATAgatcaaacataaaattttaGAAGGATAATTAcgaaaatcaaataattaatgcATTTCAACAAACTAAAATTATTTCATCACTGTAACTCTATTATGGACTGCGCAGATAATAAAGCTTCATTCTTCTTTGTAAAAAGGAAAACACAGCATTCCCCTTTTCTTGAATCATCATGTGGATACAGTTTCTTGGAATGATTGCACAGCACAAGCAGCTTGTTCTTTGGTTCTTTGGTTCTTTGgtgacataaaagaaaattaaaattccTGATTTGGAACTCTTATGCTGGCTGTTCCCTCTTCCCAAAACAAAAGCAACAAGGAAGAACTTGTCAAAGGTCAGGGGGTAGCTGGATTACTTGAGCCTTAGAGACAATTCCCAGGTCCGTGAGCTATCTACCACTCTTTCCTGTATCAGATGGGAACTCTTATGCTGGCTGTTCCCTCTTCCCAAAACAAAAGCAACAAGGAAGAACTTGTCAAAGGTCAGGGGGTAGCTGGATTACTTGAGCCTTAGAGACAATTCCCAGGTCCGTGAGCTATCTACCACTCTTTCCTGTATCAGATGGATGGATGTCAGCAATCCTCTCTGGGACTGCTCTTCCATTATCTTCAGTCCTGGCCAACACCTCAAAATGCATTATAGCCTTTGTTTCCCATGCATGGAATATTGAAGAATCAACCTCTCCATTAAGGAAAGCCCGTCTTCACATAAGTTTGTGCCAACACCTGTCTGTCTTGATCAGTCTACTTATGCAGATAATTCCTTAAAACCCTCAAAGGTTTGGACAATGTGCTGATATGAGATCCATTGATCACATCAGATGTGGCCAAGACGATGCCGAGCACAAGATGTTGGGGCTTCAGGGATGATTAGCAGGCCTGATGCCACTAGGTGCTAATGTCGGTGGCCGCAGTTGAGGGGAAGGAAGAGGAGATCAATTGCATGTGGAAGGACAATAAACTTGGACTCTTCACTGCCACCACTGCATCATCTGATAGGAGAAACTTCTTCAGTGAACCAGCTTCCGCATCATGCTGCAGAGTGGTGAACAACAGCAAAAATCTTGTTTTATCACTGAGAACACCTACAAGGCCATTGGACATGTTAGTCGCCATGACAATAAAATCATCTTAATAAGCAAATATTTTAGGGTGTTTGATTTAGTAATCAATTAATGGTGCTAAAGTTACCTCATAATCACCACAAAGCAAAGAACATGTAAAGGAAGTGCAAACAATGCAGAGGGAATACTAACATTCTCATCGAACAAACAGAGTATATCCATTTAGAACATCAGAAAGCCATAAAGGGCACGGAATGTATGTCATGTAAAAATTTAAGAACCTCCAAGAATTGATCAAGATAGTAATTGCAAGTTCTGCCTTGTCATTCAAAATCATGAGGATATGTAGGTATGAAATCTCAGAGATATTTAAGAGTGTTTCATGGTCAGATCCACCAAATATCTAAATCTAAATATGAAAAGGATCAAAGAATCCAAGACTATACCCAAATTCAACAAGAGAGGTAGAACTTGACATATATGTCAGTTGTACATGAAAACATccttttcataataaattttaactgCATGTAAACTATGTAAGGCTTAAACTCATCGATAACCTATACTAAAGACAATCAAGCATCACTAACAATTAACATGTTGATACGTTCTTGCATATTGTAGATGCAAAACTTGTTGGGCAGTAAATGAATCTAGGTAGTTCCAAACCTATATTCGATAAGAAATTGGATACAAGTTGAGACTCAGCTttgaagccattaagaaaatctTCTCATCACTTTCTTACACAGAAATTACTAGCTGAACTTGTTTCAGGGAATTACACCCGAAAAATCTAATGAGACTCAGGTTGCTGAGCTACACACCATGTGGAGTTACCCCGTTCCATTTGTATTGAGCAAATTCTTAGAACTACTCCAATGATATCACCGAGTCTCGTATGACTTCACTAACACAAAAATCCTGATTACTTATGAATATATGAACTTAGTTAACAAGTTGCATTGGAGAAATTTTTACAACTACTCCAATCATATTAATGAGTTTATTGACTTCAGTAAGTCTTGATTACTTATAATGATTGCAATGTATCAGATAGTTGTTTTGTCAAATGAAAAGATAAACCTTTTTCGATAACTCTCCAGAGAAAAGTTGAATACGTACTTTTGGAGACGAAAGTTGAAATTTTGTGACCAAATACTGATCTATCTCACAAACATAAGTCCAATGTAACTGCAAACAAATCGTTCGCGAAAACAAGACGAAGGATTTATGTGGAACACTCGCTTACCGGCGATGAGAACCTCGTATCCGGAGTAGCCCGTCCTGGATCCATCGCTCCATTAGGGTGGGCGAGCTGAAACGCCGTCCCCTAGCATGTGGCTACCTCGCAATCTCGTCCAATCCCATTACCTCCTCCCCACCCTCCTTGTCCTCTAATACGACCAAAAACCAAACTACCACACAAGCAGAAGCCTAATATAAGTGGAAACGAATCATTAGCGAAAAGACAACGAAGGAATCACGTGGAGCAACTCGATTACCGGCATTAAGTCCTGGAGTCGCACTCCATTGGGGCGGGCGACCTAAATAAGCCGCAAAACTGGAGAAACCCTAGCATCCGACTTCGTCGCAATCTCGGCCAACGccgtttcctcctcctcctcctctgcggcTGCCGTAAAGATTCGGCGGGCCACGAAATCCCCACCGCGTGACGCCCTCCAACAGCGCGATCGGAATCATCCTCTTCTCCATGTTGAACCAGCAAAAGAGATTCAAGGAAGAGAGCCATAGGAGATTTAAaggaaacaaaaaacaaaaaaaaggggatACAAAGAAAAGAATACAAAATAAGCAATAAAAAGGTCCCACCGAGATTTGAACTCGGGTTACTGGATTCAGAGTCCAATGTCCTAACCACTAGACCATGGGACCATTTGTGTCTTTATGGCCTAAAAATTCATTTTATATCAAGTCTTAATTTGAGCTATCATTCAGTGCATTTACTATTTATCTAATGTCAATACATTAATAATGATGAGCTATAGGAGATTTCACTGCATTTGTCTCCTCCATGATAATGAGTTTGTCTAAACTTCCAGCAAGAACTTTGGTTCCTTCTCTTAGATCTACCAAACCTAGCTAGGTGGTGTTCTGTCTTGGTGTCCTAAGGAAGGAAGACTCTTCCATGGAGTACTTACTGACTCCACGCATTATCCTAAACTCTCAGTTCTTCATGTTTAGCATTATAAGGTTCTTTGGATTACTTCCCCTTCTTTCTAGCTACATCCAGTTTTGTTTGTCCTCCATGAATGATTTGTTGTGCTTTTCAAAGGCACTGATGTCTTGGAGTTTTTCTTGTGGAAGGGCATGGATTCCAATAGCAGAGCTCTTTGCAAGGGATTGGGAGACCAAACATCAAAATGACACTGCTGATGACATGAAACAATGACTGTGTGAGGAGCAACAGCATGCAAAGTAAGTAAGGTAGGGAGGAAGAAGCAAATGGTGTGTCAGAATCAAAGTTCTCACCAAAGTGGGGGTAGAACAGAGGTTTCTACCTTTGTTCTTTGAGGATTCATCTACAAGTGGGATGACAAAAGTCATAAGCTGCAGCACAAACGCAGATGTTCTCGTCAAGCTATCAGAACCTTTGTTGGATTCACCTAAATGATATCTAACAGTTGTGTGACCATCTTATCATGCTTTATTTGATGGGCATTCACTTTCtacttcctttctttctcttcctatcCTCCATTCTTCTCCTCTGGTGAGTGGATGCTGAATGGATTCTGGGAGGAGTGGGGATGACTGTTGCAGCGATAATACTGCGGCTCAGTTTGCTCTAGGAATCATCATCTTCTGTAATACCAGTGTAAGTGGAGTCACCGGGCATTCCAAGAGAGGCTTTGGGGAACACGATGCAAACAAGCAAGCAAGAGATCATGCTTCACTGGTCATGAACAGAGATGTGGTGGAGTGTTGCTTTGGAAAAGATGAGCATAATCCACTTTCAACTGATCCACAGTATGCAGCATCTTCTTTGAGGAACACAAATCTGCACATGATAATGGAGATTAATTACAAGCACAGGCATGAGTGGTTTGCGTGTCTTCTGTCCGTTTCCTCCATCCATTGCTCTTTTCCCATTTCCAATGAAGCATAGGCATGAGTGTTTTGTGTGTCTTCTGCGAAGGGGGGTGCAATGAAGCCAAGGCACTCATGGCGAAGCGTGCCAGCGTTGTCGCCGCCCCTGGCTGCGGTGGTGCTCCACCCTCAAGGAGCGTCCCCACGTGCTCCTCTGCACTCTGCGGCGctatatgaatcaaactcctcgGTGTGTCCATTGCATGACCCTCTCCTTCCCCTCCTCCCCACAGAAAACtcatctctctttctcttatGGAGGTTGAAGCCCACCACGCTCACCTCTTCCGCTCCCATCTCCTAACAAATAGGTACCGACTCCCTTCGTCTCTTCTTCTCTCAGGCACATGCCTACTGTAACATATGTTAGCTTATGTGCAGTGAAATCATCGGCAGTGAAGCGGACCAGCCAGGTACGTACGGGTTGCAGGAGGGAATCGTCGCGCCGGTTGCCGATGCTGCCGTTGCGGCGGCAGCGTCGAGGAAGCGGCCGCGCCCACCATCGTTTCTTGGCGGTGACGGACTCTGTTACGTGCAGCAGCAGATGTGGGACTTCGATCGCCTCGTCTTGCAACACGTAATTCTCCTGGCTTGGACGTGGATGTCGGGAAGTTGCGGTTCCTGATGGGTTGGAATTGGTATGGCAGGCGGAGAGTGTGCGAGCGGAGCTGGCGGTGCGTCGGCATGGGTTCGCGAGGTGGGTCGTGGCGGCGTTGGAGGAGGGCGTGTTGGAGAGGCTCAAGGCCAAGGAGGAGGAGATCGCGAGGGTCGGGGAGCGGAACTGGGCGCTGGAGGAGCGCATCAGGAGACTGCGGGTGGAGAACCAGGTGTGGCGGGACCTGGCGCAGAGAAGCGAGGCGGCGGCCAACGTGCTGAGGGCCAAGCTCGAGCATGCTCTCGCGGCGGCGCAGGTGAGGACGGAGGAGGAGGCTACGGCCGAAAACGCCGAGTTCTGCCGCTCCGGAACCAACGAAGAGGGAGAGGCCGCCGTCGGGAGGGGGTGGGGGACAGCCTGCCGGAGCTGCCGCGAGCGCGAGCCGTCGGTGCTGCTGCTGCCATGCCGGCATCTGTGCCTCTGCGCGGCGTGCGGCCCCGTCGTGGACGCCTGCCCCGTCTGCAGCTGCACCAAGAATGGCAGTGTCCAAGTGAACATGTCTCGAGTCCAAGAAAGGTAAAAAGTACTGCACACACAATTATTCTCGTTCTTTCCTCCTCCTTCCCCAGCGTCAGTATCTTCTCCTTGGTTGATTCTGTTTCTGTTCTTCCTAAGAAATCAATATTTTATTGGATTATGTAAATATACTTCATGAACATAATATAAATGCAAATGAGTCAAGTCTCTTCTGCTAAATGAATGAATCCAaagcaaccccccccccccccccccccccccccttcctcgAGGAAGAAGTTTGGATATGCTATCCGAGGGTGGGATATGCTCCTCGCACTAGGGGTGGTGGCCTCCTGAGGCCATGATGAACAGAGCATGGCGCAGGCTTGAGAGAACCAAAAGTTGCTCCTGTGATAGGGCACAATATCTCATCTTGGCGCTTATTTTGCTCCGTTTAAAGTAGGTCATCTCAGACCACACCCTCCGCTACTCCTCCGGGCGTGGATGTCTGTGCCAAGTCCCAAAAGCCAACACAAACAACCCCACATCTGCCATCACCAAGTGTGGGAACTTCCAGTTTCTCTGCCATGACATTTTTACCTTTTCTGTGGATGGATGGATGTGGTGGGGATGGTTGAGTAAGGCCAAAGTAAGACACTAATACACCTCTCAGGACAATACATGTTACAAGGGTAAGACACCACTGATATCAGaagttaaaatcatgataacgatGACATGCATGCCTTGGAATGAAGGCATTC
The DNA window shown above is from Musa acuminata AAA Group cultivar baxijiao chromosome BXJ2-4, Cavendish_Baxijiao_AAA, whole genome shotgun sequence and carries:
- the LOC103982506 gene encoding probable BOI-related E3 ubiquitin-protein ligase 3 isoform X1, producing MEVEAHHAHLFRSHLLTNSEIIGSEADQPGTYGLQEGIVAPVADAAVAAAASRKRPRPPSFLGGDGLCYVQQQMWDFDRLVLQHAESVRAELAVRRHGFARWVVAALEEGVLERLKAKEEEIARVGERNWALEERIRRLRVENQVWRDLAQRSEAAANVLRAKLEHALAAAQVRTEEEATAENAEFCRSGTNEEGEAAVGRGWGTACRSCREREPSVLLLPCRHLCLCAACGPVVDACPVCSCTKNGSVQVNMSRVQER
- the LOC103982506 gene encoding probable BOI-related E3 ubiquitin-protein ligase 3 isoform X2: MCSEIIGSEADQPGTYGLQEGIVAPVADAAVAAAASRKRPRPPSFLGGDGLCYVQQQMWDFDRLVLQHAESVRAELAVRRHGFARWVVAALEEGVLERLKAKEEEIARVGERNWALEERIRRLRVENQVWRDLAQRSEAAANVLRAKLEHALAAAQVRTEEEATAENAEFCRSGTNEEGEAAVGRGWGTACRSCREREPSVLLLPCRHLCLCAACGPVVDACPVCSCTKNGSVQVNMSRVQER